The following coding sequences lie in one Megalodesulfovibrio gigas DSM 1382 = ATCC 19364 genomic window:
- a CDS encoding endonuclease III domain-containing protein, with product MHQAMLGALGPSGWWPADSAFEVVVGAVLTQNTSWKNVEKALTALNTAGVLSGPALLALPEEVLARHIQPAGHFRVKAKRLRNLLVWLEDRCGFDLDQLALQPLDTLRQDLLTVKGVGPETADSILLYALGLPTLVVDAYTARILHRHGLVPEDVRYGELQEYCMDRLPQDVALYNEFHALVVRVGNSCCKKRTPQCAGCPLEAFL from the coding sequence ATGCACCAGGCCATGCTGGGGGCCCTGGGGCCTTCCGGCTGGTGGCCTGCGGACTCGGCCTTCGAGGTGGTGGTGGGAGCCGTGCTGACCCAGAACACCAGCTGGAAGAACGTGGAAAAAGCCCTGACCGCCCTCAATACCGCGGGTGTGCTTTCCGGCCCGGCGTTGCTGGCCCTTCCGGAAGAGGTCCTGGCCCGGCACATCCAGCCGGCGGGGCATTTTCGCGTCAAGGCCAAACGCCTGCGTAATCTGCTGGTCTGGCTGGAAGATCGTTGCGGTTTCGATCTGGATCAGCTTGCCCTGCAGCCGCTGGACACGCTGCGGCAGGATTTGCTGACCGTCAAGGGCGTGGGTCCTGAAACAGCGGATTCCATTCTGCTGTACGCCCTGGGGCTGCCTACCCTGGTGGTGGACGCCTACACCGCGCGCATTCTCCACCGGCATGGGCTGGTCCCCGAGGACGTGCGCTATGGAGAACTGCAGGAATACTGCATGGACCGCCTGCCCCAGGACGTGGCGCTGTACAATGAATTTCACGCCCTGGTGGTGCGTGTGGGAAACAGCTGTTGCAAAAAACGCACGCCCCAGTGCGCCGGCTGTCCGCTGGAGGCGTTTCTGTGA
- a CDS encoding 50S ribosomal protein L11 methyltransferase, whose amino-acid sequence MPDSPAAVLHRLDMVCSPQQAELAAGLLAACWELGWEELPEPAGDAVRLRLHHMELSPLRVVAGMLQQHLPDCEVTFAETPHRNWALAWREFFTAVLCGDDFVVLAPWMREEHPYRDRHAIIIDPKMAFGTGHHPTTAMCLQAVSLLQRAGKLPQGFRFLDLGTGSGILGIGCAMLGGSGIGLDIDPEAYENGVENARANAVTDRFAVHTGGLDALPGLAGDERFDLVLANILAEPLIDLAPGLLARVKPGGALVLSGLLTIQIEAVASAYTALGLPAPEVLTSGEWSALVWS is encoded by the coding sequence ATGCCCGATTCCCCGGCCGCCGTACTGCATCGATTGGATATGGTGTGTTCCCCGCAACAGGCTGAACTGGCCGCGGGACTGCTTGCCGCGTGCTGGGAGCTTGGCTGGGAGGAGCTCCCGGAGCCGGCGGGCGATGCCGTGCGCCTGCGGCTGCATCACATGGAGCTTTCGCCCTTGCGCGTGGTGGCCGGCATGCTTCAGCAGCACCTGCCGGATTGCGAGGTGACGTTTGCCGAAACCCCGCATCGCAACTGGGCCCTGGCGTGGCGCGAGTTCTTCACGGCGGTGCTCTGCGGCGACGATTTTGTTGTCCTGGCCCCCTGGATGCGGGAGGAGCACCCGTACCGGGATCGCCACGCCATTATTATTGATCCCAAAATGGCCTTCGGCACCGGCCATCATCCCACCACGGCCATGTGCCTGCAGGCGGTCTCCCTGTTGCAACGCGCTGGCAAGCTGCCACAGGGATTCCGGTTTCTGGACCTGGGCACCGGCTCGGGCATTCTGGGCATTGGGTGCGCCATGCTGGGCGGCAGCGGCATCGGGTTGGATATTGATCCTGAAGCCTATGAAAACGGTGTGGAGAACGCTCGCGCCAATGCCGTGACGGACCGCTTCGCCGTGCATACCGGCGGGCTGGACGCCTTGCCCGGATTGGCCGGGGACGAACGGTTTGATCTGGTGCTGGCCAATATCCTGGCCGAGCCGCTCATCGACCTTGCGCCGGGGTTGCTGGCCCGGGTCAAGCCTGGCGGGGCGCTGGTGCTTTCCGGCCTGTTGACGATTCAGATCGAAGCCGTTGCCAGCGCATATACCGCCCTGGGGCTGCCTGCGCCGGAGGTGCTGACGAGCGGGGAGTGGTCGGCGTTGGTGTGGTCCTGA
- a CDS encoding RNA recognition motif domain-containing protein has protein sequence MKLYVGNLPFSAQEDELKNYFAAYGEVRSVSLIADRETGRMRGFGFVEMDDEGGKAAIEALDGKPFGGRNLRINEAQERAPRPGGGGGGGGYGGGGGGGGGRPPRRNNW, from the coding sequence ATGAAATTGTACGTTGGCAACCTGCCTTTCTCCGCCCAGGAAGACGAACTCAAGAACTATTTCGCCGCCTACGGCGAAGTGCGTTCCGTGAGCCTCATCGCTGACCGTGAAACCGGCCGTATGCGCGGCTTTGGCTTTGTGGAAATGGACGACGAAGGCGGCAAGGCTGCCATTGAAGCGCTGGACGGCAAGCCCTTCGGCGGCCGCAACCTGCGCATCAACGAAGCTCAGGAACGCGCCCCCCGTCCCGGCGGCGGTGGTGGTGGCGGTGGCTACGGTGGTGGTGGTGGCGGCGGCGGTGGCCGTCCTCCCCGTCGCAACAACTGGTAG
- a CDS encoding ThiF family adenylyltransferase yields MPDVQTRLAQAWEWRTLPDGTSQRILPHAVGLALAQSLGLHPGDLDRAALARDILPERYLRQLHGISLADQRRLCHARVAQVGLGGLGGYVLEQLARAGVGFLRAADGDVFEPSNLNRQLLSANAFVGRPKTEAALDRVARINPAVRLEAWPRMLDEAGMAELLQGTELVVDALGGLDDRPALRRAARAAGIPLVTAAVAGSTGYVAVAWPDREGVSDLLARGGAGAENSLGTPAWTVAVAASLQANLAVRCLLGLAGEDTPALVFDLADGSFTPVRL; encoded by the coding sequence ATGCCGGATGTCCAGACCCGGTTGGCCCAGGCCTGGGAGTGGCGGACCCTGCCGGACGGCACCTCCCAGCGCATCCTGCCCCATGCCGTGGGTCTGGCGCTGGCGCAGTCCCTGGGCCTGCATCCCGGGGATCTGGACCGTGCCGCCCTGGCCCGGGACATCCTGCCGGAACGCTATCTGCGGCAGCTCCATGGGATCTCGTTGGCGGATCAGCGCCGTCTGTGCCATGCGCGGGTGGCCCAGGTGGGCCTGGGCGGCCTGGGCGGGTACGTGCTGGAGCAGTTGGCCCGCGCCGGTGTGGGCTTCCTTCGGGCTGCGGACGGGGATGTGTTCGAGCCGTCCAACCTCAATCGGCAGTTGCTGTCGGCCAATGCCTTTGTGGGCCGGCCCAAGACGGAGGCTGCCCTGGACCGCGTGGCCCGCATCAACCCGGCGGTGAGGCTGGAGGCGTGGCCCCGCATGCTGGACGAAGCCGGCATGGCCGAACTGCTGCAGGGGACGGAACTGGTCGTGGATGCCTTGGGCGGCCTGGATGACCGGCCCGCCCTGCGTCGCGCGGCCCGCGCGGCCGGCATTCCGCTGGTGACCGCGGCCGTGGCTGGCAGCACGGGCTATGTGGCCGTGGCCTGGCCGGACCGCGAGGGCGTGAGCGATCTGCTGGCCCGCGGCGGCGCCGGTGCGGAAAATTCCCTGGGCACCCCGGCCTGGACCGTGGCCGTGGCCGCCTCCCTGCAGGCCAATCTGGCGGTGCGTTGCCTGCTGGGCCTGGCAGGGGAGGATACGCCGGCGCTGGTGTTCGATCTGGCGGATGGCTCGTTTACGCCCGTGCGGCTGTAG
- a CDS encoding MoaD/ThiS family protein → MPIQLKCYASLDTFQPTDGDAFPILPGETLAAVEARLGIPAGEVTLRFVNGRAVEPDAVLQDGDRVGLFPPVGGG, encoded by the coding sequence ATGCCCATCCAGCTCAAATGCTATGCCAGTCTGGATACGTTTCAACCCACGGATGGCGACGCCTTCCCCATCCTGCCCGGGGAGACCCTGGCTGCGGTGGAGGCCCGTCTGGGCATCCCGGCGGGTGAAGTCACCCTGCGCTTTGTCAATGGCAGGGCAGTGGAGCCGGATGCCGTGCTGCAGGATGGCGACCGGGTGGGCCTGTTCCCCCCCGTGGGCGGGGGCTAG
- the secF gene encoding protein translocase subunit SecF translates to MGLSFFKQEPKIDFVGARFICLGLSALLLLVGLASLALKGGPRYGIDFAGGLMIQAKFEKAPDVEAIKKVLDSLGLPGLVVQSFGQEGDNEVLIRSGQTELTTDAVKTQIDQALAGLDNAHEVQRVEMVGPKVGADLRNKAMEAMFYAVLLISMYISGRFEQRWWAAGAMAGGLMATVYVFHQFGIPTGGLTVLLIAVSMVLCLYLKLNYALGAVVALVHDVIITIGIFSLLDKEFDLTTIAALLTIIGYSLNDTIIVFDRIRENLKAMKGEPLATVINKSANQTLSRTILTSGTTLLVVACLYFFGGGVIHDFALALLVGIGVGTYSSIFIAAAILLALKPKADAPTEQPA, encoded by the coding sequence ATGGGACTGAGTTTCTTTAAGCAAGAACCCAAGATCGATTTTGTCGGCGCGCGGTTCATCTGTCTTGGCCTTTCGGCGCTGCTGCTCCTGGTGGGCCTGGCCTCCCTGGCTCTCAAGGGCGGACCGCGCTACGGCATCGACTTTGCCGGCGGTCTGATGATCCAGGCCAAGTTCGAGAAAGCGCCCGATGTGGAAGCCATCAAAAAGGTACTGGACTCCCTCGGTCTGCCCGGGCTGGTGGTCCAGAGCTTCGGCCAGGAGGGCGACAACGAGGTCCTCATCCGCAGCGGGCAGACCGAACTGACCACCGACGCGGTGAAAACCCAAATTGACCAAGCCCTTGCCGGCCTGGACAATGCCCACGAAGTGCAGCGCGTGGAAATGGTGGGCCCCAAGGTGGGGGCGGATCTGCGCAACAAGGCCATGGAAGCCATGTTTTACGCCGTGCTGCTCATCTCCATGTACATCTCCGGCCGGTTCGAGCAGCGCTGGTGGGCTGCCGGCGCCATGGCCGGCGGACTCATGGCCACGGTGTATGTGTTCCACCAGTTCGGCATTCCCACCGGCGGGCTGACCGTGCTGCTCATTGCCGTGTCCATGGTCCTGTGTTTGTACCTCAAACTCAATTATGCCCTGGGCGCGGTGGTGGCCCTGGTGCATGACGTGATCATCACCATCGGCATCTTCTCCTTGCTGGACAAGGAGTTCGACCTGACCACCATCGCCGCGTTGCTGACCATCATCGGCTACTCCCTCAACGACACCATCATCGTCTTCGACCGCATCCGCGAAAATCTGAAGGCCATGAAGGGCGAGCCGTTGGCAACCGTCATCAACAAGTCGGCCAACCAGACGCTTTCCCGCACCATCCTCACCTCCGGCACCACGCTGCTGGTGGTGGCCTGCCTGTACTTCTTCGGCGGCGGGGTGATTCACGACTTCGCCCTGGCCCTGCTGGTGGGGATTGGTGTGGGCACATATTCGTCCATCTTCATCGCGGCTGCCATCCTGCTGGCCCTCAAGCCCAAGGCGGACGCCCCGACCGAACAGCCGGCGTAG
- the secD gene encoding protein translocase subunit SecD, which yields MMQSLRWRVGLALFVAVLGAIYLLPTLSGVRNSPLSAVLPDSTINLGLDLQGGMHLTLGVDMDKALENNLSRRGRDLRDEAREKGLVILRPTVTKANTLEFVLTKAEQQGELETLIKENYTSLAIQQSVALPDGRVRYVLGMTPAARGYYEAMTLDQAVKTIRNRIDQFGVAEPDIRPQRDDHRIIIQLPGLKERERAIEILGKTAHLEFKLVRDDADPEKARLGMVPGAEFAILKDKLPNGVEREIPIVLEKDVVMTGEYVEEATTGFDNMNRPVVLMRFDPTGARLFDKVTGENVNRRLAIVLDGVVYSAPNINERISGGRASISGSFSVEEARDLAIVLRAGALPAPVHILEERSVGPSLGQESIDKGVTAAMLGGAAVCVFMAIYYGMAGMVANMCLFFNIYLILGGMAAFGATLTLPGIAGIILTLGMAVDANVLIFERIREELRRGLTPRAALNEGFSRATLTIVDANLTTVIAAVILYQFGTGPIRGFAVTLTLGILASMFTAVFVSRIMMDFWVSKRPDACKSI from the coding sequence ATGATGCAAAGCCTGCGCTGGCGCGTCGGCCTCGCCTTGTTTGTGGCGGTGCTGGGCGCCATTTATCTGCTTCCCACGCTCTCAGGCGTGCGCAACTCCCCCTTGTCTGCCGTCCTGCCGGACAGCACCATCAACCTGGGTCTGGATCTTCAGGGCGGCATGCACCTGACCCTGGGGGTGGACATGGACAAGGCGCTGGAGAACAATCTTTCCCGCCGTGGCCGTGACCTGCGCGACGAAGCTCGCGAAAAAGGCCTCGTCATCCTTCGGCCCACCGTCACCAAGGCCAACACCCTGGAATTCGTCCTCACCAAGGCGGAGCAGCAGGGAGAGCTGGAGACGCTGATCAAGGAAAACTACACCTCCCTGGCCATCCAGCAAAGCGTGGCCCTGCCTGATGGCCGCGTCCGGTACGTGCTGGGCATGACGCCCGCCGCCCGCGGCTATTACGAAGCCATGACCCTGGATCAGGCGGTGAAAACCATCCGCAACCGCATCGACCAGTTCGGTGTGGCCGAGCCGGACATCCGGCCCCAGCGCGACGATCATCGCATCATCATCCAGCTGCCCGGCCTCAAGGAGCGCGAGCGCGCCATCGAGATCCTCGGCAAGACCGCGCACCTGGAGTTCAAGCTGGTCCGTGATGACGCCGACCCAGAAAAGGCCCGCCTGGGCATGGTGCCCGGCGCGGAATTCGCCATCCTCAAAGACAAGCTCCCCAACGGCGTTGAGCGCGAAATTCCCATTGTCCTGGAAAAGGACGTGGTGATGACCGGCGAATACGTGGAGGAAGCCACCACCGGGTTCGACAACATGAACCGGCCCGTGGTGCTCATGCGCTTCGATCCCACCGGCGCGCGGCTCTTCGACAAGGTGACCGGCGAAAACGTGAACCGCCGCCTGGCTATTGTGCTGGATGGCGTCGTGTATTCCGCGCCCAACATCAACGAGCGCATCTCCGGCGGCCGCGCCTCCATCAGCGGCTCCTTCAGCGTGGAAGAAGCCCGGGATCTGGCCATCGTGCTGCGCGCCGGGGCCCTGCCCGCGCCGGTGCACATCCTGGAAGAACGCAGCGTCGGCCCCTCCCTGGGGCAGGAAAGCATCGACAAGGGCGTCACCGCGGCCATGCTTGGCGGTGCGGCGGTCTGCGTGTTCATGGCCATCTATTACGGCATGGCCGGGATGGTGGCCAACATGTGCCTGTTCTTCAACATCTACCTGATTCTCGGCGGCATGGCGGCCTTTGGCGCCACCCTGACGCTGCCGGGCATCGCCGGCATCATCCTCACCCTGGGCATGGCCGTGGACGCCAACGTGCTCATCTTTGAGCGCATCCGCGAGGAGCTGCGCCGGGGCCTCACGCCCAGGGCGGCCCTGAATGAGGGCTTCTCCCGCGCCACCCTGACCATTGTGGACGCCAACCTCACCACGGTCATCGCGGCCGTCATTCTGTACCAGTTCGGCACGGGCCCCATCCGCGGCTTCGCCGTGACACTGACCCTGGGCATTCTGGCCTCCATGTTCACGGCGGTCTTCGTCTCCAGGATCATGATGGATTTCTGGGTCTCCAAACGCCCCGACGCCTGTAAGAGCATTTAA
- the yajC gene encoding preprotein translocase subunit YajC, translating to MFSWESVAYAMGAAPQGDGAAGGNPITAFAPLVIMFVIFYFLLIRPQQKKAKEHKELLSNVKKGDHVLTSGGIYGRVISTAEDVLTLEIAGGVEIKVNRNFISTVVNPDKSPKKKEKGDEEKK from the coding sequence ATGTTCTCTTGGGAAAGCGTGGCCTACGCCATGGGAGCGGCGCCGCAAGGCGACGGAGCGGCCGGGGGCAACCCCATCACCGCCTTCGCCCCGCTCGTCATCATGTTCGTCATTTTCTATTTTCTGCTCATCCGTCCGCAGCAGAAAAAGGCCAAGGAGCACAAAGAGCTCCTGTCGAACGTCAAAAAGGGCGACCATGTGCTCACCAGCGGCGGCATCTACGGCCGGGTGATCAGCACCGCGGAAGACGTGTTGACCCTCGAAATCGCCGGTGGCGTGGAAATCAAAGTGAATCGCAATTTCATTTCCACGGTGGTCAACCCGGACAAGTCTCCCAAGAAGAAAGAAAAGGGCGACGAAGAAAAGAAGTAG
- a CDS encoding GltB/FmdC/FwdC-like GXGXG domain-containing protein yields MAADSRFVLNAEGLYYKQLNEQIRAAVRSGHKAIELCNVRGQRYIGNSLDGEDIDIVIHGVPGQDMAAFMRGPHLTVYGNAQDGVGNTMDAGEIVIHGMVGDVLGYAMRGGRIFVKGDAGYRCGIHMKAYMEKFPVLVIGGKAGDFLGEYMAGGAIILLGMFSDKPAEVPITGRSLGTGMHGGVIYVRGEVPAHQLGAGLAAKELDADERAFLEVQIRDYAAALGLDAEAILDAPFLRVKPYTHRPYGNMYVGTN; encoded by the coding sequence ATGGCTGCGGATTCCCGATTCGTCCTCAATGCCGAGGGCCTGTACTACAAGCAGCTCAACGAGCAGATTCGCGCCGCCGTCCGCAGCGGGCACAAGGCCATCGAACTGTGCAACGTCCGCGGCCAGCGCTACATCGGCAACTCCCTGGATGGCGAAGATATTGATATCGTCATCCACGGCGTGCCCGGGCAGGACATGGCTGCCTTCATGCGCGGCCCGCACCTCACCGTCTACGGCAATGCCCAGGACGGCGTGGGCAACACCATGGACGCCGGCGAAATCGTCATCCACGGCATGGTGGGCGATGTGCTGGGTTATGCCATGCGCGGCGGCCGCATCTTCGTCAAGGGCGATGCCGGCTACCGCTGCGGCATCCACATGAAGGCATACATGGAAAAATTCCCCGTGCTGGTCATCGGCGGCAAGGCCGGGGACTTTCTGGGCGAGTACATGGCCGGCGGCGCCATCATCCTGCTGGGCATGTTTTCGGACAAGCCGGCGGAGGTGCCCATCACCGGCCGGTCCCTGGGCACCGGCATGCATGGCGGCGTGATTTACGTGCGGGGCGAAGTGCCGGCCCACCAGTTGGGCGCCGGATTGGCAGCCAAGGAGCTGGATGCAGACGAGCGCGCGTTCCTGGAAGTGCAGATTCGTGACTATGCAGCCGCTTTGGGGCTTGACGCCGAGGCCATTCTTGACGCACCTTTCCTGCGTGTGAAGCCGTACACTCATCGCCCCTACGGCAACATGTACGTAGGGACCAACTAA
- a CDS encoding class II glutamine amidotransferase produces MKAPARFWDFNKDISGCGVFGVLHKKRGPIGGDMPIKAMCTMHDRGNGQGGGFAAYGIYPEFKDCYAFHMLCETQEGLDNAEAVIKTFFDIKESQPIPTRRTLAIKNPPIVWRFFLTPKADRPKWKDATEADYIVSVVMHINKDVKDAFVLSSGKDMGAFKGVGFPEDIADFFRLDEYKGYIWTGHNRFPTNSQAWWGGAHPFTLLDWAIVHNGEISSYGINRRYLAQHDYLCTLHTDTEVVAYLLDMLTRKHKLSLRMASYIFAPPFWDEIDRMPLAQQEAFRALRMVYGPAMLNGPFAILVTNNTTMMGLNDRVKLRPLLVAEKDDMVFMSSEESSIREVQRDLDRIWAPKAGEPVIAEVEA; encoded by the coding sequence ATGAAAGCGCCTGCACGTTTTTGGGACTTCAATAAGGACATCTCCGGCTGCGGCGTCTTTGGCGTGCTGCACAAAAAGCGCGGCCCCATCGGCGGCGACATGCCCATCAAGGCCATGTGCACCATGCACGACCGGGGCAACGGCCAGGGCGGCGGGTTCGCCGCCTATGGCATCTACCCCGAGTTCAAGGACTGCTACGCCTTCCACATGCTGTGCGAAACACAGGAAGGGCTGGACAACGCCGAGGCGGTCATCAAGACCTTCTTCGACATCAAGGAAAGCCAGCCCATCCCCACGCGCCGCACCCTGGCCATCAAGAATCCGCCCATCGTCTGGCGGTTCTTCCTCACCCCCAAGGCAGACCGCCCCAAATGGAAGGACGCCACCGAGGCGGACTACATCGTCAGCGTGGTCATGCATATCAACAAGGATGTCAAAGACGCCTTTGTCCTCTCCAGCGGCAAGGACATGGGCGCCTTTAAGGGCGTCGGCTTCCCCGAGGACATTGCGGACTTTTTCCGCCTGGACGAATACAAGGGCTACATCTGGACCGGCCACAACCGGTTCCCCACCAACTCCCAGGCCTGGTGGGGTGGGGCGCATCCCTTCACCCTGCTGGATTGGGCCATCGTCCACAACGGGGAAATCTCCTCGTACGGCATCAACCGCCGCTACCTGGCCCAGCACGACTACCTGTGCACCCTGCACACGGATACGGAAGTGGTGGCCTACCTGCTGGACATGCTCACCCGCAAGCACAAGCTCAGCCTGCGCATGGCCAGCTACATCTTCGCGCCGCCCTTCTGGGACGAGATCGACCGCATGCCCCTGGCCCAGCAGGAAGCCTTCCGCGCCCTGCGCATGGTCTATGGGCCGGCCATGCTCAACGGGCCGTTCGCCATCCTCGTCACCAACAACACCACCATGATGGGCCTGAACGACCGCGTGAAGCTGCGCCCCCTGCTGGTGGCGGAAAAGGACGACATGGTGTTCATGTCCTCCGAAGAAAGCTCCATTCGGGAAGTGCAGCGCGACCTGGATCGCATCTGGGCGCCCAAGGCCGGTGAACCTGTGATTGCGGAGGTGGAGGCGTAA
- a CDS encoding 4Fe-4S dicluster domain-containing protein translates to MKRIYPQKDYCIGCRICELACITAHSKSKDLIIAMREERKHGLASCKEVYERGAACVALSCRHCENPMCVAACISGALIKDPATGNTVYDADKCVGCWSCLMACPFGAIHRNMQAGKIVKCDMCQERGAPACVDACPNKALLFEDRG, encoded by the coding sequence ATGAAACGCATCTATCCGCAAAAGGACTACTGCATCGGCTGCCGCATCTGCGAGCTGGCGTGCATCACAGCCCATTCCAAGTCCAAGGATCTCATCATCGCCATGCGGGAGGAGCGCAAGCACGGCTTGGCCTCCTGCAAGGAAGTGTACGAGCGTGGCGCCGCGTGCGTGGCGCTTTCGTGCCGGCACTGCGAAAACCCCATGTGCGTGGCGGCGTGCATTTCCGGCGCGCTCATCAAGGATCCCGCCACGGGCAACACCGTGTACGATGCGGACAAATGCGTGGGCTGCTGGTCCTGCCTGATGGCGTGCCCGTTTGGCGCCATCCATCGCAACATGCAGGCCGGCAAGATTGTCAAATGCGACATGTGCCAGGAACGCGGCGCCCCGGCCTGCGTGGACGCCTGCCCCAACAAGGCCCTGCTCTTCGAAGACCGCGGCTAA
- a CDS encoding glutamate synthase-related protein — protein MLFKPISQSFHDFLVERDKEKCINCEVCVRQCPYDVYYWDDARQQVMHDSSKCIGCHRCEALCPTACITVRLNPAEFRPNSLWTGTYIKNLFKQADTGGVLLSGCGCPQDKPIYWDKLQLDASQVTNPSIDPLREPMETRTFLGSKPDMLEFEETPEGPCLKGKLAPQLTLEFPIMFGAMSFGAINFNLHKAMALAATETGIYYNTGEGGLHQTLYKYGKNTIVQVASGRFGVHRDYLNAGAAIEIKVGQGAKPGIGGHLPGEKIDEEVSKTRMVPLGSDAISPAPHHDIYSIEDLLQLIYALKEATEYTKPVSVKIAAVHNAAAIASGIVRAGADIVVIDGFRGGTGAAPTMIRDNVGLPIELCLAAVDRRLRDDGIRNRASLVASGGIRCSADVVKAIALGADAVYIGSAALIAVGCTMCGRCYTGKCPWGIATNEARLKKRQNPDVAAKRLANLVKAWGHEIQEMLGGMGLNSIESLRGNTDKLRGIGLNQIELDTLGVKAAGQ, from the coding sequence TTGCTGTTCAAGCCCATCAGCCAATCGTTCCATGACTTCCTTGTCGAACGGGACAAGGAAAAGTGCATCAACTGTGAAGTCTGCGTTCGGCAGTGTCCCTATGATGTGTATTATTGGGATGATGCCCGCCAGCAGGTGATGCACGATTCCAGCAAATGCATCGGCTGCCACCGCTGCGAGGCCCTGTGCCCCACAGCCTGCATCACCGTGCGCCTCAACCCGGCCGAGTTCCGCCCCAACAGTCTTTGGACAGGAACGTACATCAAGAACCTGTTCAAGCAGGCGGATACCGGCGGCGTGCTGCTTTCCGGCTGCGGCTGTCCCCAGGACAAGCCCATCTACTGGGACAAGCTCCAGCTGGACGCCAGCCAGGTGACCAACCCCTCCATCGACCCGCTGCGCGAGCCCATGGAGACCCGCACGTTCCTCGGCTCCAAGCCGGACATGCTGGAGTTTGAAGAAACCCCCGAAGGCCCATGCCTCAAGGGGAAACTCGCGCCGCAGCTGACGCTGGAGTTTCCCATCATGTTCGGCGCCATGAGCTTCGGGGCCATCAACTTCAACCTGCACAAGGCCATGGCCCTGGCCGCCACGGAAACCGGCATTTACTACAATACCGGGGAAGGCGGCCTGCATCAGACGCTGTACAAATACGGCAAGAACACCATCGTGCAGGTGGCGTCCGGCCGGTTTGGCGTGCATCGGGATTATCTGAATGCCGGTGCGGCCATCGAAATCAAGGTGGGGCAGGGCGCCAAGCCGGGTATCGGCGGGCACCTGCCGGGCGAGAAGATCGACGAGGAAGTCTCCAAGACGCGCATGGTCCCCCTGGGGTCCGACGCCATCTCCCCGGCGCCGCATCATGACATCTACTCCATCGAGGATCTGCTCCAGCTCATTTATGCCCTCAAGGAAGCCACGGAATACACCAAGCCGGTGTCCGTGAAGATTGCCGCCGTGCACAACGCCGCGGCCATCGCCTCGGGCATTGTGCGGGCCGGGGCGGATATCGTGGTCATCGACGGCTTCCGCGGCGGCACCGGCGCGGCGCCCACCATGATCCGCGACAACGTGGGCCTGCCCATCGAGCTGTGTCTGGCTGCGGTGGACCGCCGCCTGCGTGACGACGGCATCCGCAACCGGGCCTCCCTGGTGGCGTCCGGCGGCATCCGCTGCTCGGCGGACGTGGTCAAGGCCATCGCCCTGGGCGCGGACGCTGTGTACATCGGCTCTGCGGCGCTCATCGCTGTGGGCTGCACCATGTGCGGCCGCTGCTACACCGGCAAGTGCCCCTGGGGTATCGCCACCAACGAAGCCCGGCTTAAGAAACGCCAGAACCCGGACGTGGCAGCCAAGCGCCTGGCCAATCTCGTCAAGGCCTGGGGCCATGAGATCCAGGAAATGCTGGGCGGCATGGGGCTCAACTCCATCGAAAGCCTGCGCGGCAATACGGACAAGCTGCGCGGCATCGGGCTCAACCAGATTGAGCTGGACACCCTGGGCGTGAAGGCCGCCGGCCAGTAA